A stretch of the Zeugodacus cucurbitae isolate PBARC_wt_2022May chromosome 6, idZeuCucr1.2, whole genome shotgun sequence genome encodes the following:
- the Fa2h_2 gene encoding fatty acid 2-hydroxylase isoform X2, whose amino-acid sequence MPTTVSDLTLPSATTAAITTTAIPITTTTSKSMRNGMHLLNEQQQQQRSTDQNDKNEKNGLKACEEDRQFIIKYRQKYYDIRRFLQNHPGGINTLRGLNNSDMTTRFLHAPPHSDAAMYLMKEYEIKPTQLLNGTKRRHRLQESAHSELHGLDNEQQQQESLVESTENGIELLGDTLHEEDKNNNQLDESMEHLVDWSKAMLPQIWHITRHYDEWVHKPVDRPLRLFGPTYLEVFTKTPWWVVPLFWIPVICKCLWDEFSPIWHTTSLSGLTLLTAYFGAGVLFWTLLEYVLHRFVFHMKVDANKNPLLCTFHFMIHGLHHKVPFDSKRLVFPPLPGVIIASILYAPISLLLPQPRILLAGALLGYLCYDLMHYYLHYGNPSVQRTRFMYNMKRYHYQHHFAHQDMGYGISSPLWDIVFNTRIHLRKLRYTLRWR is encoded by the exons atgccGACAACAGTATCAGATCTCACACTGCCATCGGCAACTACTGCCGCTATAACAACGACAGcaataccaataacaacaacaacatcgaaaTCTATGCGTAATGGTATGCATTTGctaaacgaacaacaacaacaacaacgaagtaCAGATCAAAATgacaaaaatgagaaaaatggtTTAAAAGCGTGTGAAGAAGACCGACAGTTTATAATTAAGTATCGACAAAAATATTACGATATAAGACGTTTTCTACAGAATCATCCGGGCGGCATAAATACACTACGCGGCCTTAACAACAGTGATATGACAACACGTTTCCTGCACGCCCCACCACACTCGGACGCTGCCATGTACCTGATGAAGGAATATGAAATTAAGCCGACACAATTGCTGAATGGTACCAAAAGGAGGCATCGGCTGCAGGAAAGTGCGCACAGCGAACTGCATGGGCTTGATaatgagcagcagcagcaagaatCCCTTGTAGAGTCCACTGAAAATGGCATAGAACTGTTGGGTGATACGTTGCATGAAGAAGACAAAAACAATAATCAATTGGACGAGAGTATGGAG CATCTTGTGGATTGGTCAAAAGCCATGCTACCACAAATTTGGCACATAACCCGGCATTATGATGAATGGGTCCATAAACCAGTAGATAGACCGTTGCGTCTTTTCGGCCCAACATATCTGGAGGTATTTACGAAAACTCCGTGGTGGGTTGTACCATTATTTTGGATACCCGTAATTTGCAAGTGCTTGTGGGATGAGTTTTCACCTATTTGGCATACAACCAGCTTAAGCGGA TTAACGCTTTTGACCGCTTATTTTGGTGCCGGTGTACTTTTTTGGACTTTACTTGAATATGTGCTTCATCGCTTTGTATTTCACATGAAGGTGGACGCTAATAAGAATCCACTGTTGTGCACATTTCATTTTATGATACATGGACTGCATCATAAAGTGCCTTTCGATTCGAAGCGTCTTGTTTTTCCACCACTGCCGGGCGTAATAATTGCCAGCATACTTTACGCGCCAATCAGTCTTTTATTGCCACAACCACGTATTTTGTTAGCCGGTGCGCTTTTGGGCTATCTATGCTACGATTTGATGCATTACTACCTCCACTATGGAAATCCTTCAGTGCAACGTACACGCTTCATGTACAACATGAAACGCTATCACTATCAACATCATTTCGCACATCAGGATATGGGCTATGGTATTAGCAGTCCACTATGGGATATCGTATTTAATACACGAATAC
- the LOC105213221 gene encoding uncharacterized protein LOC105213221, with translation MSNGGVVETRSKSAISAASVKPMETLKGIFSVPKMDRNRRNFLRENKLSLRELQRVTNKSKMQQQQEQLLREQKYAGRRSQSQQRNNNNIMDKQTLARCPSLTRVPSGRVMGAAVAGDCANHISRRSVSRTNSTTTIKSVHKQVQTEDIQDEEFLYDALKRCTANECHSRFNGLQPNYTPRSQHTVNDAQSRNSFYPPAEPDQRDLGNADERMYAMHQQMEDPYVQREDTNNYVQQYNGQTQGEVLGGGDADTVHNENVERLYAPESSSKYNFAPTPRSQQHFTNGYNMVESDGLPATTTMQASYEPPDKQQQQQQQPLRYRMQPHVQGDLRANFENMSLSNGYGGGGGGDCGIDIDEDCGAMGNSGGVEAVSISGRSRHTNISHASQQSNTDLTKKRSGGSIHKLGSRDNISLPRYLEREKREKEEQRQRQSERDPNCPPGHYPLSDKERQAALQSAETRFKALINELNRMPMTTETLRMRVRKAEIEKELKLLETDIRVFSKSKVYLKQKE, from the exons ATGAGCAACGGAGGAGTGGTAGAGACACGCAGTAAAAGTGCAATTTCTGCGGCGTCAGTGAAACCCATGGAAACATTAAAGGGTATTTTCAGTGTCCCCA AGATGGATCGTAATCGTAGGAACTTCTTGCGGGAGAATAAATTGAGTTTACGTGAATTACAACGAGTGACTAATAAGAGTAAAATGCAACAGCAGCAAGAACAACTGTTACGGGAACAAAAATATGCCGGACGCCGTTCGCAATCTCAACAACgtaacaataataacataatGGAT AAACAAACGTTGGCGCGTTGCCCTTCACTGACACGCGTTCCCAGTGGTCGTGTAATGGGAGCTGCTGTTGCTGGCGATTGTGCCAATCATATTAGTAGACGTAGCGTTTCGCGTACaaatagcacaacaacaatcaaatctGTACATAAACAAGTGCAAACGGAAGATATACAAGACGAAGAATTTCTTTATGACGCTTTGAAACG TTGTACTGCCAATGAATGTCATTCACGCTTTAATGGTTTACAACCAAACTACACTCCGCGTTCACAACATACTGTAAACGATGCGCAGAGTCGAAACTCTTTTTATCCACCAGCCGAACCGGACCAAAGGGACTTAGGGAATGCAGATGAACGTATGTATGCTATGCACCAGCAGATGGAGGATCCATACGTACAACGTGAGGatacaaataattatgtacAACAATATAACGGACAAACACAAGGTGAAGTACTCGGAGGTGGTGATGCCGATACGGTTCATAATGAAAATGTTGAACGTTTGTATGCACCCGAATCATCATCAAAGTACAATTTTGCACCGACGCCACGTTCACAACAACACTTCACCAATGGTTATAATATGGTAGAAAGCGATGGATTGCCAGCAACAACGACAATGCAAGCATCATATGAACCACCAgataaacagcaacaacaacagcaacaaccattGCGCTACCGTATGCAACCACATGTACAAGGTGATTTACGTGCCAACTTCGAGAATATGTCTTTAAGTAATGGTtatggcggcggtggtggtggtgactgtggtattgatattgatgaAGATTGTGGCGCCATGGGAAATAGCGGTGGTGTTGAGGCTGTTTCCATATCTGGTCGCAGTCGTCATACCAACATCTCACATGCTTCACAGCAAAGCAATACAGATTTGACTAAGAAACGTTCTGGTGGTAGCATACACAAATTGGGTT CGCGTGATAACATAAGTCTGCCTCGTTATTTGGAGCGTGAGAAACGTGAGAAAGAGGAACAACGCCAACGTCAAAGTGAACGTGACCCCAATTGCCCGCCTGGTCATTACCCGCTATCGGATAAGGAGCGTCAGGCAGCACTACAGTCAGCTGAAACCA GATTCAAAGCACTTATAAATGAACTGAATCGCATGCCTATGACAACGGAAACTTTACGTATGCGTGTGCGCAAAGCCGAAATCGAGAAAGAACTAAAACTGCTCGAAACCGATATACGCGTCTTTTCCAAGTCTAAGGTGTATCTGAAGCAAAAGGAATAG
- the Fa2h_2 gene encoding fatty acid 2-hydroxylase isoform X1 codes for MSISSMRKKRIELKKQKPFNYRIVNQRTSLPLGCQKKKHKMPTTVSDLTLPSATTAAITTTAIPITTTTSKSMRNGMHLLNEQQQQQRSTDQNDKNEKNGLKACEEDRQFIIKYRQKYYDIRRFLQNHPGGINTLRGLNNSDMTTRFLHAPPHSDAAMYLMKEYEIKPTQLLNGTKRRHRLQESAHSELHGLDNEQQQQESLVESTENGIELLGDTLHEEDKNNNQLDESMEHLVDWSKAMLPQIWHITRHYDEWVHKPVDRPLRLFGPTYLEVFTKTPWWVVPLFWIPVICKCLWDEFSPIWHTTSLSGLTLLTAYFGAGVLFWTLLEYVLHRFVFHMKVDANKNPLLCTFHFMIHGLHHKVPFDSKRLVFPPLPGVIIASILYAPISLLLPQPRILLAGALLGYLCYDLMHYYLHYGNPSVQRTRFMYNMKRYHYQHHFAHQDMGYGISSPLWDIVFNTRIHLRKLRYTLRWR; via the exons ATGTCAATTTCAAGCATgcgaaaaaaaagaattgagttgaagaaacaaaaac CATTTAACTATCGCATAGTTAACCAGCGTACGTCCCTGCCCCTGGGTtgtcagaaaaaaaaacacaaaatgccGACAACAGTATCAGATCTCACACTGCCATCGGCAACTACTGCCGCTATAACAACGACAGcaataccaataacaacaacaacatcgaaaTCTATGCGTAATGGTATGCATTTGctaaacgaacaacaacaacaacaacgaagtaCAGATCAAAATgacaaaaatgagaaaaatggtTTAAAAGCGTGTGAAGAAGACCGACAGTTTATAATTAAGTATCGACAAAAATATTACGATATAAGACGTTTTCTACAGAATCATCCGGGCGGCATAAATACACTACGCGGCCTTAACAACAGTGATATGACAACACGTTTCCTGCACGCCCCACCACACTCGGACGCTGCCATGTACCTGATGAAGGAATATGAAATTAAGCCGACACAATTGCTGAATGGTACCAAAAGGAGGCATCGGCTGCAGGAAAGTGCGCACAGCGAACTGCATGGGCTTGATaatgagcagcagcagcaagaatCCCTTGTAGAGTCCACTGAAAATGGCATAGAACTGTTGGGTGATACGTTGCATGAAGAAGACAAAAACAATAATCAATTGGACGAGAGTATGGAG CATCTTGTGGATTGGTCAAAAGCCATGCTACCACAAATTTGGCACATAACCCGGCATTATGATGAATGGGTCCATAAACCAGTAGATAGACCGTTGCGTCTTTTCGGCCCAACATATCTGGAGGTATTTACGAAAACTCCGTGGTGGGTTGTACCATTATTTTGGATACCCGTAATTTGCAAGTGCTTGTGGGATGAGTTTTCACCTATTTGGCATACAACCAGCTTAAGCGGA TTAACGCTTTTGACCGCTTATTTTGGTGCCGGTGTACTTTTTTGGACTTTACTTGAATATGTGCTTCATCGCTTTGTATTTCACATGAAGGTGGACGCTAATAAGAATCCACTGTTGTGCACATTTCATTTTATGATACATGGACTGCATCATAAAGTGCCTTTCGATTCGAAGCGTCTTGTTTTTCCACCACTGCCGGGCGTAATAATTGCCAGCATACTTTACGCGCCAATCAGTCTTTTATTGCCACAACCACGTATTTTGTTAGCCGGTGCGCTTTTGGGCTATCTATGCTACGATTTGATGCATTACTACCTCCACTATGGAAATCCTTCAGTGCAACGTACACGCTTCATGTACAACATGAAACGCTATCACTATCAACATCATTTCGCACATCAGGATATGGGCTATGGTATTAGCAGTCCACTATGGGATATCGTATTTAATACACGAATAC